From the genome of Acipenser ruthenus chromosome 14, fAciRut3.2 maternal haplotype, whole genome shotgun sequence, one region includes:
- the LOC117419582 gene encoding amphoterin-induced protein 2-like: MFSDSLLLPSAYTYRSVRSACKNILFALLLCANLTSSAFESCPTDCICASDIITCSNKNLSTLPRIVFQFISRLDVSYNRVVRLNTDWAPNPLDKLNTLILSHNSISHITTGAFSHTHNVRYLDLSSNKLSSLSETVFQDLTELEVLLLFNNAITQIKAGAFGGLHALQKLYLSRNLITQFPLEVLVGKLSLSHLELLDLSLNSLREVPVQKIISLPASQQHGLYLHDNPFTCDCRLYTMLMYWYKRQFRPVVDFKSDYNCFFQPHLKVPINLFSQSEDFMNCANSTINGSFHSLGMIYEVSFGDRLVVHCDSKIIDGNSVFFWVTPSQELVQPGNHSQNLNVFVNGSLEVSHARIEDTGIYTCIVINSRRKLNETIEVTIKVSNSTSDRSRSHETFSTAFTTLAACVASIILVLIYLYLTPCRCCCKTRKTKRKPNLGSAHSFILSTTPSSDTQPNRKASTGKRVVFLEPGREPKQGQNGKIKLLPADQVITESILKNSKTKSESDSVNSFSDTPFLA, from the coding sequence ATGTTTTCAGATTCCCTGCTGCTTCCCTCTGCTTACACTTACAGAAGTGTCAGATCTGCATGCAAAAACATACTGTTTGCTCTCCTGCTTTGTGCAAATCTAACCAGCAGTGCATTTGAGAGCTGTCCAACTGACTGTATTTGTGCCAGCGACATTATAACCTGCAGCAACAAGAATCTGTCTACTTTGCCTCGTATTGTTTTCCAGTTTATTTCCAGGCTGGACGTAAGCTATAACAGGGTAGTTCGGCTCAATACAGACTGGGCTCCAAATCCTCTTGATAAGCTTAACACATTGATTCTCAGCCACAATTCGATAAGTCACATCACCACCGGAGCGTTCAGCCACACGCATAATGTAAGATACCTAGACCTGTCGTCCAATAAGTTGAGCAGTTTAAGTGAAACGGTTTTTCAAGACCTGACAGAGCTGGAGGTGTTGTTGCTTTTTAACAATGCAATCACCCAAATAAAGGCAGGTGCCTTCGGAGGGCTGCATGCATTACAGAAGCTGTACCTGAGCAGGAACTTGATCACCCAGTTTCCCTTGGAAGTCCTTGTTGGAAAGCTGAGTCTTTCCCATCTTGAATTGTTGGACCTGTCTTTAAACTCTCTCAGAGAAGTGCCTGTTCAGAAGATTATTTCACTGCCAGCCAGTCAACAGCATGGGCTGTACCTTCATGATAACCCATTTACTTGTGATTGCAGATTGTACACAATGCTAATGTACTGGTACAAGAGGCAATTCCGCCCCGTCGTAGATTTTAAAAGTGATTACAACTGTTTTTTTCAGCCTCATTTGAAAGTGCCCATTAATCTGTTCTCTCAATCTGAAGACTTTATGAACTGCGCCAACAGCACCATCAATGGCTCTTTTCATTCTTTGGGAATGATTTATGAGGTGAGTTTTGGGGACAGGTTGGTGGTACACTGTGACAGCAAAATAATTGATGgaaattcagtttttttctggGTGACTCCCAGCCAAGAATTAGTCCAGCCAGGCAACCACAGTCAGAATCTGAATGTTTTTGTCAATGGAAGCCTGGAGGTCAGCCATGCACGAATAGAAGACACTGGAATCTACACGTGTATTGTCATCAACAGCAGAAGAAAGCTTAATGAAACTATAGAGGTCACAATTAAAGTGAGTAACTCCACAAGTGACAGGTCGCGGTCTCATGAGACATTCAGCACTGCCTTCACTACACTTGCAGCCTGTGTGGCCAGTATTATTTTGGTGCTCATCTATCTCTACCTTACCCCTTGCCGTTGCTGTTGCAAAACAaggaaaactaaaagaaaaccaaACCTTGGCAGTGCTCACTCATTCATTCTGAGCACCACTCCGTCCAGTGACACCCAGCCGAACAGAAAAGCCAGCACTGGCAAAAGAGTGGTGTTCTTGGAGCCGGGGAGAGAACCAAAACAAGGCCAGAATGGAAAAATAAAGCTGCTTCCTGCTGACCAGGTCATCACCGAAAGCATATTAAAGAACAGCAAAACAAAGTCAGAATCTGACTCTGTTAACTCATTCTCAGACACCCCTTTCTTGGCTTAG